In the Nerophis lumbriciformis linkage group LG18, RoL_Nlum_v2.1, whole genome shotgun sequence genome, CTTGGGAGCACATCATACACTGCCTGGATGAGAAATTTGATGCGTTGCGGCTTGGCTTTCCAAAGCTCAGCCCAGGTCACTCTCCTCTCAACCGCATTCTCCCATCTTGTCCAAGCTCCCTGTTGCTTCATTCCAACAGCCTTGCAGGTTCTTGTCTCCTCCACTGCCGCTCTCACCTCATCCTGAACAAGATGTCGGCCTTCCTTCCCCCTAGTGTTCAGTTGGGGAGTTGGAAAGGACCCTAGCCCAGCTCGACCCCGTGTAACTGCTCCAACCAGGCTCCTGTGTCGCAGCCTTGCATCTGCCTCTTGAACTGCTTCCTCTGCCCTCCATTTCCTGCCAGTCCTCACTTGGATCCCTGCTTTGGCCACCTTCGGATCACTTGAGTCCCTGTACTGTACCACTTCTCTGGCTCTAGTTACCTTAAATTCCTCCTCCAAGGATTTGAAAGGCAACTGCAGTTTGTTGCTGTTCCCGTAGAGTGCAATGCTACTCAGGCTCTTAGGTAGTCCCAGCCATCTCCGGAGGTGGTTGCTGACCCTCCGCTCTAGGATCTCAACTGTCGAGATGGGGAACGAGTAGATGAGGAGGGGCCACAGGATCCTGGGAAGAATGCCATGCTGATAAATCCACGCTTTAAACTTCCCAGGTAAGCCTGACTTGTCCACGGATTTCAGCCAGCCATCCAACTCAGCGCATGTCGACTGGATGGATGTTGTGTCTCTCAAAGAGCAGTCAAAAACCTTGCCCAAGCTCTTGACTGGCTTCTCTGAGATAGTTGGAATGGCCGTACCTGTGATGTTAAACCGGAAGTTGTCCTCCACCTTACCCTTCTTCAGCACCATTGATCTGGATTTGGCGGGTTTGAAACACATTCGGGCCCACTCCACCAACTTTTCAAGTCCCTTCAGAATCCAACGGCAGCCTGGGACTGATTCTGTCATGACTGTGAGGTCATCCATGAATGCCCTGATGGGTGGTTGCCTTTGTCCGGAATTTGTGCGGGGCCCTCTGCACTCTGGCTCAGCAGACTTGGTGAGCATGTTCATGGCTAGTGAGAACAGTGTCACAGAGATAGTACACCCTGTGATAATACCAATCTCCACTTTGTGCCAACTGGATGTTGTTGGTCCGGAAGAGACCCTCATCCTGAAATTGCTGTAGTAATCAGCAATGAGGTCTCTACACCTGCTGGGTACATGATGTTTCATCAGAGTGAGTTGAACGAGCTTGTGCGGAATGGAGCCGAATGCGTTTGCCAGGTCAAGCCACAGTACTGATAGGTTGCCCTTGTTCTCTCGAGCCTCCCGAATGAGCTGtgtcaccacaccggtatgctcCATACATCCTGACATTCCTGAAATGCCGCCTTTCTGGACAGATGTATCGATGTAGGTGTTCTTTGCCAGGTAGGTACACAGTCGTTTGGAAACGGCGCTGAAGAAAACCTTTGCCTCAACACACAGCAGGGAGATGATGCGGAACTGGTCCAGCTGAGTGGAGTTTTCCTCCTTTGGGATCCATACCCCTTCCGCCACTCGCCATTGCTCAGGGATCCTCCCCCTTCTCCAGAAGACTCGCAGGATTTTCCACAGACGCTGCAGGAGTTTGGGACAGTTCTTATACACTTTGTATGAAGTGCCACTCGGTCCCGGTGTAGAGCTTGCCCTGGCTCTGCGGACAACCTCCCTGACTTCCTTTAGCTGCAGCTCCGACATGTCAAACTGCATTTCTGGTTCAGGGGGGTCTATGAGGTTGTTACACTCTCCCAACTCCTGCTCTCTTGCGGGGTCACTGTACGTCTGCTTCAGATGTTGATCTATGTCTTCCTGCGAGGAGGCCAGTTTGCCACTGCGCTTCTGTCCCAGCAAATCCTTCGTGAACTTGAAGGGGTTAGCAATGAAAGCAGCACGTTTACGTGCCCTCTCGCGTCGCCGCCTCCGATGCCACTCTGCCCGACGGAGAATTCTGATCTTTTTCCGAAGGATGCACATCAGCTGGGCCAGGCCAGTGCGTTCCTCATGTCCTGCCGCCTTGTACTGGAACTTCAGCGCTTTCATCTCCTGCCTAATGTTGTGGATCCTTACAGCTCTGTGGTTCTTTGAGTACGTGGTTCCGGAGCTTCTCTTCTCCTCCTCGCCGAACCGTTCAGCTGCAATGCTGACAATGATTGTTGTCATAGCTTGTAGCTTCCCGTCGGCTTCTCCCTTCGCCGTTGCCTCCAGAATTTGGTCGACATCGTCATCGAGTTGCTTCCAGAGTGAGGTCATGCTAGCTGCAGGCCACTTGATCCGCCTCTGTTCAGACTTGATACTCGAGGGATTAGTTTGCAACACATGGAGGTTCTGGGCACTATGGGGTGACTCCGGGCCTGGCACCTCCTGCGTCTCACCAGGTGTAACACCTGTGCGTTATAAATACTGTAAACACttaatactgtaaataataaatactgtaaatactaattagtgtaaatactaaatactgtaaacacttattactgtaaataataaatactgtaaatactaaaTATGGCAAATACTAAATACTGTTACCACGtaatactgtaaataataaatactgtaaatactaaatactgcAAATACTAAATACTGTAAACACTTAATACTGTAAATgataaatactgtaaatactaaatactgcAAATACTAAATACTGTAAACTATTATTATTGCAAACactaaatactgtaaatactaaatactgtaaacactaaataatgtaaatactaaaaactgt is a window encoding:
- the LOC133618064 gene encoding uncharacterized protein encodes the protein MTSLWKQLDDDVDQILEATAKGEADGKLQAMTTIIVSIAAERFGEEEKRSSGTTYSKNHRAVRIHNIRQEMKALKFQYKAAGHEERTGLAQLMCILRKKIRILRRAEWHRRRRRERARKRAAFIANPFKFTKDLLGQKRSGKLASSQEDIDQHLKQTYSDPAREQELGECNNLIDPPEPEMQFDMSELQLKEVREVVRRARASSTPGPSGTSYKVYKNCPKLLQRLWKILRVFWRRGRIPEQWRVAEGVWIPKEENSTQLDQFRIISLLCVEAKVFFSAVSKRLCTYLAKNTYIDTSVQKGGISGMSGCMEHTGVVTQLIREARENKGNLSVLWLDLANAFGSIPHKLVQLTLMKHHVPSRCRDLIADYYSNFRMRVSSGPTTSSWHKVEIGIITGCTISVTLFSLAMNMLTKSAEPECRGPRTNSGQRQPPIRAFMDDLTVMTESVPGCRWILKGLEKLVEWARMCFKPAKSRSMVLKKGKVEDNFRFNITGTAIPTISEKPVKSLGKVFDCSLRDTTSIQSTCAELDGWLKSVDKSGLPGKFKAWIYQHGILPRILWPLLIYSFPISTVEILERRVSNHLRRWLGLPKSLSSIALYGNSNKLQLPFKSLEEEFKVTRAREVVQYRDSSDPKVAKAGIQVRTGRKWRAEEAVQEADARLRHRSLVGAVTRGRAGLGSFPTPQLNTRGKEGRHLVQDEVRAAVEETRTCKAVGMKQQGAWTRWENAVERRVTWAELWKAKPQRIKFLIQAVYDVLPSPSNLHTWGIAETSACPLCSKRGTLEHILSCCTKALGDGRYRWRHDQVLKTIAEAISTGLAWAKQFHPSKKTIAFVRAGDTPTPARKTSAGILTSAKDWQLLVDLENQLKFPSHIAVTTLRPDIVLVSESTKQAVLLELTVPWEDRLEEAFERKLSKYAGLVSDCQQAGWRARCFPVEVGCRGFAARSLVRAFSSLGIDGERKRRAIRSTTEAAERASRWLWLKRGDPWSHGS